Genomic window (Psilocybe cubensis strain MGC-MH-2018 chromosome 1, whole genome shotgun sequence):
CCGATTACATGGAAGACGAAACCTCGGCAGTGATACCATATTCTGGGGAAGATCCATGGCGTATTAACGAGCCGTATTCAGACTGGATTGCATATATGGAGTACCTATGGGGATGTACTATCAGTGCATTGGAACAAAATCCATTATACCAACTTTCTGACGACCCACTGATTCTacctaagattgggctcatcagaaaccagcacccttacgtaatcaatgggcttggcgccaagagcggccaaaatccagctcgaaaaaaaaatcaaaagttatgttgacggaaaatggtttcagacaaaaagtttaaaaaaaaaaaattcataaatgtgcatatacaatccttactactagcctttatgcccacaataatagaattacacctcagaggtcaaattgtagtctctggaagtccataatgagtctgagaggtattacttaggcgtgacttattgtcacgtgtggtcacgtgtaccattatataagcggccaaaagaacattgtcaaattttcgaaaatctcccaaactcgagaaaacaccatttctgacgtgttagactaaaaaaaaaggaaaaaaattaaaatctttataacttcttgagatcaaaatttttttgaaaaaaaaaaccacagatgtgttcaaagaagcataacctacatatctgtggttcaaaaatgtagaatagtgtgagtgcagaagggttgaaaaggttcggaggtaagccaacttttgcttacctaagggggtgctggttcctgatgagcccaatcttactgAGGTTTGGTTCGATGGCACGTGGGATGCTTCACTTCCTACATTTCCATGGAGTCTGCGCGATGATGTTTTGAGGCTGGTACGTAAACGACAAAGGCGATAACCTAATTCAACGTATAATGAGTAAGTCTTGATCGTCTAGGTTCTGAACAGACGGGGTTTACGTTTTGGTTATTGTTCAATAAAATTGTGATACCTCGCTCTCGATGCATGATGAGAGTGGCTCCATATTTAATAATTATTGCCCACAAAAATACTATTTATGTAACGCTGCTGTCTGTCCGAACACAGCAGTGACACTCAAACCGGTAAGGTAAAAGAACCAATTAAGAAACGATATGTTTCTTAATCATGGACAGTATATATACAGCAGAAACGGTAGAGTAGTAAGGCAGCAGGCCTACAATTTACGTGGTGCCCCCTTGTTGATATTCATAGTTTTAATCTAAATTTCCATCCTCAACAGACAGGGAGTCTTTTAAAATCGCATAGCGATTAGTCTTCAAGCACAGACCACCTGGATGACCGGGTACGGGTTAGTTACACTGCAAAGTACTGAGTACTGGAAATCAGGTATGCTCTCACCGTTTCTTCTGACTGAAATCGATAATCCAATATTTCTGAAGTAAACGATGAAATTTCTATTCTCATGTCTCCTCGTCCTTCGCGAAGTAATTTGCAAACAAACACCATGATAAACGGTTGATAAACGGCCAGGCATTGACCTCGGTACATTGAATATTCTTTTGAGTAGACTGGCTACCCTCCAGGTGGGATTACTTTCTTTGTTATCTGAATTTGGCATTCCCGGATTGGTAGATTCCGACGCTTTCCGTGTCCGCGACGAGATGGACAATGCATCACATGACGCACCATCCATGAGGAAAGAAATTCAAACCTGAGCGTTCTCTCACCAACCAACCACCACGTTGCAAATCGACGAAGGCAAGAAAAAGGCCTTCAAAGCTCTCTGATCAAACTCGTCTCCTCAGCATTCAGAGGTTGAATTATCAATGGGACAGATCTATTCAATGCTCAATACTTTCCAGGCCATTCGCAAAGCTACTGTGCTTTTTGCCCGCCGTTTGCTCTTTCGCGACCATCAGCTCATTGAGCCACCAGAGATAGAACGCACCTCACATGTCCCTATTACGCTTCAGTCTCTACCCGTGGAGATTCTCCTGCATGTTTTCTCGTTTCTTGAACTCCAGCCATACTTAATTTCCCATGGCGTCTGTAAAGACTGGAAGCGTCTCCTACCATTGACCGAACTTCATCCAATCCGTGGCCGCATGCTAGACCTTTACAGAAGGATTATGTCTACTCCAAATTTCGAAAAGGCACTTCCTTGGACGCTGGATAACATGCAACCGTTTGATAGGCAGACTTATATTGATGGACTCCTCAGACTGTACCCCGTCATTCCTGCAGAATTCCGGATGTGGATCCTCGAATGGCCTAACTGCCTTGCTATAAGATGCACATGGCCCTCCCTTCCCGTATTTCGCTCTAGATGCCATGACTGTCAACGAAGACCCGGTGTCAATTGGTTAGGATACGCTCCTACCAACCCTCACCTATATGCAGTAGTTTATAGAAGGGGCACCCCGGACGTAAAGGTTATTCCCGCTCTCTTAATATGGAGAGAAACCTCCATCACTGATTGGCTGATATTTGACCAAGACGAACCCGACCTTTTTGGTAGGGTATATGTCAACGATTTCATAGACGGCGCAACCTCAGCAGTGATACCATATCCTGGGCAAGATCCATGGTATATCAACGAGCCGTATCCAGATTGGATTGCCTACATGGAGTATCTATGGGAATGTACTGCCAGCGCATTGGAAGTAAACCCATTACTCCAGCTTCCTGACGAACCACTGGTTCTACCAATCGTGGTTTGCTACAATATGGCATGGGATACCACACTTCCCACCTTTCCATGGGCACAACGTGATGATGTCTTGAGGCTGGCACGCAACCCGCAAAACCATTAAACCCCACGAATCCTTGTGGCCTACTTTAATTAACTTTTGACCAGTAAGTCTTGATCACTTAGGATGCGAGTAACTTGGCTAAACCTCCCGATAATTACAGTCGATCCGAACCATGGCGGTGAGATTAATGTTGGATATCGTTGTACCCCTGGGCTCTGAACAGACAGGGTTTACATTGTGGTTTTTATTCCATGAAAATAATTCATCATTATCGATGTATGAGTTAGTAGGACAGTAGCTCGATATGTGATAATCATTGTACACAACATTGCTATTTACATATTGCCATCTTGCTGCTATCAACTGTGCTAATCTcaatgtttatgttcagaCGATGGTGGTTCTTTATTAAACTGCGTGGCAATCAGTCTTCAAGCTCGGACCACTTGGACAACTAGAAATGGGTGAGTCACACTGCTGAACGCTGAGTACTGGAAATTAGGCATGCTCTCACCGTTTCTTCTGACTGGTAGATATCCGGGCCTAGGGCCCGGGAGGCATCGACAATTCGCAAGCCAAAGATTTCGTTGCACCTACCTTTAGCACGCATACTGCAATTGGTGCAGAATGGTATTGCCGGCCGGCCTTCGGACTTGCTTAAAGTAAGCGACACAATCTCAAtccttttggttttttgaCCTTTGCGAAGAAAATCCCGAGCAAACTGCATAATAAACGGCCAAGCAATGACCTCGGCACACTGAGTTGGTCTTCGAGTGGTCTGGCTGGTCTCCGTGAGATGAAACTCTGTGGGTTGATTCTCTGTGAGATGAGTGCCTACATAAATCAATGCTTGTCGGTAGAGGACGTTCATATCCCGCTCTGCGGGTGTGAGCCGTGGTTCAACGGCGCGGAGATGGGCCGTCTGTCCGTAATGGACAGGGATCTCATCCTTCATATTTGCCTCAACGATGCAGAAGGAGCTGTAAGGGAGACTTTCGAGACTTCCACGGTTGGCAATATGTATGTCCATATATCGCTCTAGAGAGTTTCGTAAGTCCTGAAGTCGGTCGGGCCCTGTCGATCTGATAGCTGGTTGGTGAAGACTGTACGCCACAGAACCCATAATCTCGAGGTAGAACTTGTTGTCAGAAGGAGACTCCCTCTCTGACAGAAGCTGCCGGAAGTACGAGGGTATCAATCCTTGCTTACTGTGGTGATGAAAGATGCGTTCGAGATAGTCGGTCTCTATGGGTATAGTTGAATCAAGATCAGAGGGAAGCTCGACTATAATCAATACTCATCAACTGGATTTCTTAAGAATAATATGGTGTATACTTACGTCGTGGATATTTGTCCGGATGAAGAAGAGTTTTGTTCAAGTTTTTCTGTAATTCCTTCACATTGAGGAGGATAGCGCTAAATCGTTGCTCGCGGAGCCTCTCGACGGCCTCAGCTGACagaaatcagaaaaacgaATTTATTGGATGAATGTTGCATACTTTTGGGAACTTTGAGCTTCTTGGGCTTTGGTGGGTTTTGGACAGGGACACCAGTATCGTAATCATCATCGTTTTCCAACATAATCGGAGAAAAAAACTCGGACAGTGGTGTCGATGGAGGTGGAAGTTCAGACATTTGGAAAAGATGTAAGCGAAGCTAGGACTTGTGCATCCTAGAGCAAACGCATAGCGCTTAAATAAATTCAGGAGATGGCATATGTGAGGCAACTACGTGTTTTGTTTATCTAGATGGATCTGACAGATGGTAAGTTTTTGAAACGCCACCCAAGGATTTGCTGCTGGAGCACAATAATGGGCCCAACACGTTCATATGTTCGTTGTCTTATGGAGTAATCAGATGTTCTACGTCCAGAAGGCGAGAGCACAGGTGTATAAAACGAGGTCAGCTTGATAATTGCGACCGGTCGGGGATTCTCGCTTTTTGCGGCCCGGGGAAAGCTCCCAACGGGCGCTTAAAGATGAACAGATATGAAAGGTTTTAGGTAATGATACCGGCATATGTATCTTCAAAGGGTAGTATACGCATCGAATGAATGATAAGGCCTGCCTATGTAGTACGGAGACAGGAATCGGTCGTAAATGTCTTTTTTACTTGTTATACGTGCCAGATTTCACCAACGCCCACAAATCAGCCTCATTCTAAACACGTTCCTGATGTAGTATAAATAAGTTGACGAGTTCGCGACTTTTAGTTTTATTCCACCAGATTTCGGCATAATCCTGACGTTGTGTGTAATCCCTGCACCACTGAGTCTCAGGTGCTTCTGTGCTCCATAATAGCACATCAGATGAAGAGCCGAGTCATATCTCGGGGTGGTTTTCTCAAAGCGACTGTACATGCAAGGCGACTTATTGGATCTCGAAGCAAAGATAATCAGTGATGAGAATGAGGAGAAACATGATGTTAAtcgcctctgcctcttcattGATTCCGGCATTCTGAGAAGTAAAAAGTATTCCAGCATTCCAAATGCACAGCTCAAGTCGAATGTCGACCTGAAGCTTCAATCTTGTCGCAGCGGGGACCTTCAGATTGGTTAATGGTCGCCATGCTTGCACGGTACACATGAGCCGCCTGGTGCGACTGCAGAGAGGCAGCGAGGCTGTACAAAAGctattattttttttatttcacAGGATAAGATAGGGCTCGCTTCGTAGTTTTACCTGTTGGTTGATGTAGAATCGAGTCACTGGAGCTGTAGGATATTTCAAAATAAAACAGATCTTCTAATCGGGCAAAGATCCTTTGAATATACGGGCGTGCGTTTTGGACCAGGTAGTGAGTTGCTTGAAGGAGACACTGTCAGTCGCCACTCGGTTAAATCCACCTTCGTCCCGTTTGCGCCAAGCCTGCCTACATCCTTCAGTGGcgttttccttcttctcgaGGCCCTAGACCCAGTTCTCACTAAAAATATTCGCTACCCTCATGGTTAATGACTCGAGTCGAAGTCCTCCGTGTTGGTCATTTGTGTCTCGCCTGGAAACATCATGGTAGTCAGAAGTGAGCATCCTATCTATTTTAGTTTTTCTCATACCTGTTGTCCTATGATTACACGTTTCCTATACCTTTTTGGTGAGGAGGTTCCTTATCCTGAAATGTAATGTAATTGGATTAGTAGCTTGGGGGGACGAAGACTCGCGCCGAATCTGGGGCATGCGGTGGAAGACAAACCTCGCTTGCTAATGTGCTGCGTATAACTCTCATCACCCAGCCGGTAGTGTTTCAAGCTGATTGCTCTCACCACTGTAGTGGAGCAAATTATTACAAAGTGAAATCGACGAGCATCGGAACCGGAGCGAGGAACGAATATTATCAGGTACAAGTCACATTATGGCAAACGCGACACAAATCGTACACAAATTACAAAGCATTACGACAGCATTAAAATTAATTATAACCAACACGAGACCAGCGTATGAGTGCCGCAGAAACTACACAAGAATTGCGATATACCGAGTTGCTGAAATGATTAACTGTGTGATACTATGCAGGACGTTTCCATCACTGGCAAATAATATTTAACCGACATGGTTCAGAACAACCGCAAATATCAGGCGAATTAACGATAACTCGCATCCTGAATGAGGTGATCAAGACTTACGAGTCTTTGGAAGTTAAGTTAGTAAGGCACGAGAGTGGAAGCTGGTGATCCCATGCCAGCCTCAAGACATCATTTCGCAAACTCCATGGAAACGTAGGAAGTGAACCATCCCATGTTTGATCGAATCCAACCACGACAGGTAGAACGAGTGGTTCGTCAGGAAGTTGGTGTAATAGATTTAGTTCCAATGCACTGACAGTACATTCCCATAGATATTCCATATAAGCAATCCAGTCTGGATACGGCTCGTTTGTACGCCGCGGATCTTGCCCAGGATAGGGTATCACTGCAGAGGATTCCATTTCCATGAAATCGGTGACATATACCCTACCAAAAAGGTCGGGTTCGTCTTGGTCAAATATCAGCCAGTTAGTGACGACGTGCTCTCTCCATATCAAGAGAGCAGGTATAACCTTCACGTCCGGGGTGTCACTTCTATAAACTACTGTAGATAGGTGAGGGCAGGTAGGAGCGTATCCCAACCAATTAACGCCAAGTCTTCGTTGATGATTTTCCGATCCAGACCAAACGACAGGGAGCGAGGGCCATGTGCATCTAATAGCAAGGCAGTTAGGCCACTCGAGGATCCACATTTGGAATTCTGCAGGAATGACAGGATATTGGGCAAGGAGTGTGTTGATGTATGTCTTTCTATCAAACGGTTGCATATTCTCCAGCGTCCATGGGCGCGTCATTTCATGATTCGGGGTAGATATAATCCTGTGGTAAAGTTCCAGCATGCGGCGGCGGATTGGATGAAGTTCAGTCAGTGGTGGGAGACGCTGCCAGTCTTTAGACACGGCATGGGAAATTATGTAGTGCTTGAGTtcaagaaacgaaaaaatATGCAGGAGAATCTCGATGGGTAGAGACTGAAGTACTGAAGTGTAACAGGGATATGTGAGGTGCTTGGTGGTTCGACGGGCTAGTGGTCGCGAAAGAGCAAACGGCGAGCAAGACCCACAGAATTGCGAATACCCTGGAAGATATTGAACATTGAATAGATCTGTCCCATTAGTACCTCGATCTCTGAGAGACGAAGAATGGTTTCGACCAGAGGGAAACTCTGAAGGTCTTTGTCGATTTGCAACGTGTTGTAATAAGAAAATGCTCAACATGAGttatttttggatttttttttccttcacGATGATCCATGTGACTCCGAGTCATAATCTCATTGTTCGAGTGACAAttcgactttttttttcgtggtAAGTTTGGCTTTTGTCTGGTATATTTCATGATGGTTGCACAAGGATTATTGAATAACGAATAATGTCTTTCTTACAACAACCACGACATTAAGAATGCTTATCcttgagtttttttttgggtcgCTGGCAAGGCTGGTACAAAGGGTAGCACCATCAAGAAAGATCAAGACACCTACCAAGAGTACCTGCCTGCTCCAGAGTCCATGTCAAGGAGGTAAACAATACTCATTTGTTACAGGCGACCTGACATGGTTAATTATTACGAAATTTCTGTTTAAAGTGTACCAATTTCAAGACATCATTAAGAAACACCCATGGAAAGCCGAATTGTTAAAACTTAACTGTGTTATATTATGCAGGAAGTTATCATCATACAATATTGTAGAAGGAACTTGATGACATTTCATATCACAAAGTCTCCCAGCCTCCGGAATCCATACTGCTTTCCAGTTTTCTAGCGACCATGCTTGGGATCCCATGAGAGAGCCAAGTTTTACGAATCACCTCCCATCGTGCGTGGTGTAAAAATTGTCTGCGGCCGCGCCTACTGCGTGTCAAACCTTGTTAGCAATGAAAAAAGGTAAGTAAAGAGACAGTCGACCTTACCTCATAGATAGATCGACTTCGCCATGCGCATCGAGGTAGGGCGAAGGCGTAAATGTGCCATTACCGTTATTCAGGTATAGCACAGAACATCGCTTAACGCAATAATAAATTCCAATAGTACCTCCGCATCTGAATCGGACATCAGTATCTAGAGCAAATCTAAAGAGGTATGACATACTCTCGAGTATGCATATTGCATTCTCCCCGATTGTTGTAATCCTCATCAATACAACAACTGCTCTGAAGGCATACCGTCGATCCACAAATCAAACATATAGCCGCATCGCTCGGGAAAGTTTCGCAATTCACACACATCAACGCCTTATCCTGACGATTGAATAGGCTATCCAATACCAGAGGCAGTCTCGCCAGACGGTACGCCACAGGGTAATCCAAAAGTATACCGCAATTTATCTGGCCGGCTGCATGAGAATGTCCATAATGAGCACACCAACCCGAAAGCGCATTTTGGAGAGTATCTTGACGAGGAAGGTCAGACAGGGGAGGAATGTCCAGCATTGTTAAAAGGCGAGTGTACTCGCAGACGTCATCTGTGCTGAATATCGGCGTTGGGAACGAGTGTGGTAAAACGGTCCGACAGAGGATGGCCGCACGACGGAGGAATGGTAAAGTGAAGGCGTAAAGTAGTTTCTCAATCCTAGCCTCGGTAAATGTTTCAAAGGCATAAATGGCCGTGCGCTCGAATAAAGGTGAATGTCGAACGACTGACATAAAGAACATACGGATATCACCAAAAATATCCTCATGCGACCTTTGCGTCAATGGTGTTGTGTTGTGATTCCGCAACTTGTTGAGAATGTAAACAAGACCAATGACAGTGCGGGCCAGGCACGCATAATACGCCAGCACGAGCACATGCCGAAGCATCTCAGGAGCCACAGCAGCCGTTTCCACCAGAATCGTAAAGGGGTCTCTTAGAAGAAGCGGGTAAGAGAATGACGTCAGTGAAGAACGACTCCATTCCGGTAGTAGTCTTTTGATGATTGCTTGTCGAACAGCATCTCGTCCTTCGTCTGGCCGATTCCTGAACTGGAGTGCGACGAGCTTGGTCAAGCAGGCCAAGAGACCCTTAATCATCCTCGTCTGAGATTCTGAGATCGCGTCGACCATCATAGTCCCTTTCTCAGCACCCAAATTCGAAGTATCTACTCCAACACCTCTCTGGGAAATCTCCATTGCAGCTATGGTATACCCCACCAATTCCTCAGGAAGATAAATGCCAGCTCCTCGTTCCGAGTTCTCTGGTTCCATGCGGTCACGAAGATGCCTTGTTTGCTGTGAAATGGATTTGGATATCACCATTACGGTGTCGAGCATCTTTCCTCCATCAGCAGGATCGGGTCTGTCTCTTTCAGCATTTCTCCTGATAACAGTAGCATATCCCGAGTCTTGAGCACTCCAGAACACAAACTCTCCTGTACCATTACGAGACTGAAGCGAATCCAACAGTGGATCGGGTTTGCTCTTCAGAATATGGATACCCGCCGCTCTTATCCAATCCGGAAACGGGACTggattgagttgagttcgAGTGTCAGGCTGCGTTACCGGAAGGATGACATTGCCCAAGCTTTTACAAAGGGGGCAGATAAACTCTTTTCGAGGGATGCATTCCGGGTGATTGCGCGTCGCCTGCGTCCGATGTCGCTGCCTGATAGAGACACTATATACCTGGAAGCAGTCTAAATGCATTAAGTGACTGCAGACGGAGCTATGTAGCCCAAACCGTGTATAGTTTAATGGGAAGCCTTCGAAGTTATGGGATGTGGAACGAGCATCCAATAAGTCTGCTTGAGGTGGTGGGAATGAAGTGACGGTTGGAGCGCTTGGGGTAATGCCAGGAGAGTTTGGGCTTGTGCTAGCAGTGCGATCCAAGGAAAGGGGGGCCGTTAAGACTTCGTTGAGGTAACTGCCTTGTGTGTCAGGATGTCGTCGTATCATTCTACTCGGCTGAATCAATCCAAGAGATCCAAACGGTTTTCCAGACGCAGCACTCAAGTTGGTCAAGTCTTCTTGACATACGATGCATGTTCCAAACAAaacttcttcgtcttcatcggaTCCATCTGCGCCAACCATACTGgaatcaccatcaccaccgtCACTGTCGTCTTCTGAGCCGGAATCCATGCCTTGTCCGAACATGCTCGCGAAGCTCGCTTGTTGTGCCTTCATCTGAAGCATAATCGCTTCTTGGCGTTTTTTCGCagccttcttcctctgctcgTCTTTGTCGATGCCAGCAGACCGAGGACCATTGCCACCGGAATTTCCCGCAAGATTCTCTTCTCCACGAATTCGTCGAATTTCATCGGGGATATGAGGCTGCATTTTACTAAATATCCATTCCACTCGTGCCTTGTACAGTTTGGCGTATTTGTCGTGACTTCCGAGCATGGATAGCACCTCAATGAGAGTCTTTCCTTCCAACACCTTTTTGGATGCAAGAGTACTGAAGCCTTTAGGACGTTCGACCATACCGAGCATGATCATATGCAAAGCTTGGTCGAGGATAGCTTCTGCTGAGGGTGGCGATGGTCCTGCAGTTCCTGAATCAGTGACAACAAGAACGTTCCAAATGGCGTAGAACATTATTTGCATCATAAGATCTCTCTCCCAGACGTCACTAACGCCTTTGTACGGGCCTTCTGTAACGCCAAATGGTTTTGGAGTCAAAACAACCTCCCACTCCTTCTTACCCGTGCGCTTTTCAATTCTTTTCCTCAAAACATTCTCGACCTCCTCTCTGCGATTCCGTGTGTAGTGATAAAAGAATGGATTGACCTCGTCGTACGCCTCGTCCTTAAGCTCATAGAGGCCGGTTTCATTAGGCCCTTCAGGTGGTCGGAAGTTGGCAACTTCGCGCAACATTCCTTCGAAAGATGGGTCGTCAACCAAGCGCTCTGCAACACGTTTAACAAGGTCTGAAAAGCTACATGGACCCATAGCGAGGGCATGAACAATTTCCCTCCTAATGGCAAGGTGCATTGGCATTTTGCTGGCGTTGGCGTTTTCGCTCAAAATGG
Coding sequences:
- a CDS encoding E3 ubiquitin-protein ligase ubr1: MSALSSFFPPRRPLSNHGDFLSDLRFSLEIMPGSRKYVFTPAARAEIISKLYIAFMGTYPNLFLPSGVSQVPPHTLLSEYQVSVGFAGAGKEDPMVPGRPCSHIFNKGESCYRCKDCALDDSCVLCSRCFHATDHSTHNVSFFIAQQSGGCCDCGDEEAWRTDIKCPHHPPAKPGDPQDTTPRVILKPLPNEVPPAPNYSFRVAVPPDLKDCMRRTIGFALDFLLDTLDYSPDEPTVPANEADLRLQPSADPMMKDQYCIVLWNDDKHSYDEVTKILIDLTNRTHEDAAALVRKIDEQGREIIDTNSNITRLLETAQAITQIDLGVTVRRAYDTFCEQVVGVIIEWLLDLTRSRLGTDMLVIREALAAELLSPRRRDAFTKHMTPPTALNLDSEIPNATRLDTLLLYQTRLWKRPRLSLKEVYASVISVSRAHKLVIAGHFANIYHRVIDAYLLVDREAETSIKYFALQLFTVPSVSGHIARNHKLVQRLLAIITSFFTNRIVEKRIVYAGPSTIMPPATGTIDVDSFPFKSKRFMPVFSDLRYLAHTSQVQDLIAHNPSYLVAFASTCRLFMCLNPNKRAVETHVEYETDAWISVFNVTLSLSRVIKVFGEAFGKSTTAELISAIGTVVHQILMVCTLAEDRLDRTKFSAPTFHQVEFGGKRYNTLQFDVSEGWVSFHHALHWLLAELLKHVDLLGEEELKSVGITGGIREVFGRGASEQAILTIIDFPLRVLAMIAQIRTGLWVRNGFAIRGQLLHYRDYMLRELCYDQDLFILQTALVIIPSDLVIVSILDRFGLLGYFSGSYLQSQYEGTQLGSMVEEVFYVLITILSENANASKMPMHLAIRREIVHALAMGPCSFSDLVKRVAERLVDDPSFEGMLREVANFRPPEGPNETGLYELKDEAYDEVNPFFYHYTRNRREEVENVLRKRIEKRTGKKEWEVVLTPKPFGVTEGPYKGVSDVWERDLMMQIMFYAIWNVLVVTDSGTAGPSPPSAEAILDQALHMIMLGMVERPKGFSTLASKKVLEGKTLIEVLSMLGSHDKYAKLYKARVEWIFSKMQPHIPDEIRRIRGEENLAGNSGGNGPRSAGIDKDEQRKKAAKKRQEAIMLQMKAQQASFASMFGQGMDSGSEDDSDGGDGDSSMVGADGSDEDEEVLFGTCIVCQEDLTNLSAASGKPFGSLGLIQPSRMIRRHPDTQGSYLNEVLTAPLSLDRTASTSPNSPGITPSAPTVTSFPPPQADLLDARSTSHNFEGFPLNYTRFGLHSSVCSHLMHLDCFQVYSVSIRQRHRTQATRNHPECIPRKEFICPLCKSLGNVILPVTQPDTRTQLNPVPFPDWIRAAGIHILKSKPDPLLDSLQSRNGTGEFVFWSAQDSGYATVIRRNAERDRPDPADGGKMLDTVMVISKSISQQTRHLRDRMEPENSERGAGIYLPEELVGYTIAAMEISQRGVGVDTSNLGAEKGTMMVDAISESQTRMIKGLLACLTKLVALQFRNRPDEGRDAVRQAIIKRLLPEWSRSSLTSFSYPLLLRDPFTILVETAAVAPEMLRHVLVLAYYACLARTVIGLVYILNKLRNHNTTPLTQRSHEDIFGDIRMFFMSVVRHSPLFERTAIYAFETFTEARIEKLLYAFTLPFLRRAAILCRTVLPHSFPTPIFSTDDVCEYTRLLTMLDIPPLSDLPRQDTLQNALSGWCAHYGHSHAAGQINCGILLDYPVAYRLARLPLVLDSLFNRQDKALMCVNCETFPSDAAICLICGSTVCLQSSCCIDEDYNNRGECNMHTRECGGTIGIYYCVKRCSVLYLNNGNGTFTPSPYLDAHGEVDLSMSRRGRRQFLHHARWEVIRKTWLSHGIPSMVARKLESSMDSGGWETL